In one Dermacentor albipictus isolate Rhodes 1998 colony chromosome 4, USDA_Dalb.pri_finalv2, whole genome shotgun sequence genomic region, the following are encoded:
- the LOC135911458 gene encoding uncharacterized protein, with protein MPAHCVAYGCTNYFYGKEAVKFFRFPSAKLYPEKRDAWIAAVKRKNEDGSLWQPNEHSRICSAHFIAGRPSTFKNHPDYVPNMFCYKRTPGQAGADRHSRWLKNQGAVSTKQQGSKNTASQLPATQQPTAPSLNQGKANKGAGMNENTSAAQPELLTTTQQPASPSPAQGETTKDTKPLQAPLPECSCQQCSCGNVRRMERTLGELQKLAIQLQNRNLRLENKLERVESRLLTVKILRDPSKCMHYVGLPNIEVFQILLDYLKPLASEMAYWGSNQKGGKNLRGRRKDSELENEFFMTLLRLRRGIGGVELARNFLICESQVSRIFTTWVNLLQRELNKLTTLPSREALQPYLPKSFRDFADTRLVLDATEVRIQRPSSLSAQRQTFSAYKHFNTYKVLVGCTPDGYIAFVSRLWGGSVSDTTILESSGLLDELVEGDAVMVDKGFTFPYIPPGVTVYRPPFRQRHEKQMPPAAVHETRCIARARVHVERAIARVKSFRLLDRPFPISMIDIADHVFQVCCFLSNFRNPLIKDEVAV; from the exons ATGCCAGCGCACTGCGTCGCGTATGGCTGTACTAATTACTTTTACGGCAAAGAGGCGGTGAAGTTTTTTAGATTTCCGTCAGCAAAACTGTATCCCGAGAAGCGAGATGCTTGGATTGCTGCGGTAAAAAGGAAGAATGAAGACGGTTCGTTGTGGCAACCGAACGAACATTCACGCATTTGCAGCGCGCATTTTATTGCAG GGCGGCCGTCAACTTTTAAGAATCATCCCGACTACGTGCCAAATATGTTCTGCTACAAGAGAACTCCGGGCCAGGCTGGTGCGGATCGGCACAGCCGTTGGCTGAAAAACCAAG GCGCTGTTTCTACAAAGCAGCAAGGTAGCAAGAACACAGCAAGTCAGCTCCCTGCCACACAGCAACCTACAGCCCCTTCGTTGAACCAAGGGAAGGCCAATAAAG GTGCTGGCATGAATGAAAATACATCTGCAGCCCAGCCGGAGCTACTAACCACCACGCAACAGCCTGCATCCCCATCACCGGCACAAGGGGAAACCACTAAAG ATACCAAGCCATTGCAGGCACCGCTGCCAGAATGCAGTTGTCAACAGTGCAGTTGTGGCAACGTGAGACGCATGGAGCGCACTCTCGGTGAACTGCAGAAACTTGCTATCCAGCTTCAGAACAGAAACCTAAGGCTTGAAAACAAGCTTGAAAGGGTAGAGTCAAGACTTCTCACAGTAAAAATACTGCGTGATCCAAGCAAATGCATGCATTACGTTGGACTTCCAAACATTGAAGTTTTCCAAATCTTACTGGACTACCTAAAACCCCTTGCTAGTGAAATGGCATACTGGGGTTCGAACCAGAAAGGCGGAAAGAACCTCCGTGGCCGTCGAAAAGATAGTGAATTGGAAAATGAGTTCTTTATGACATTGCTTAGGCTGAGAAGAGGAATAGGTGGTGTAGAGCTAGCACGCAACTTCCTAATATGTGAAAGCCAGGTTAGCCGCATTTTCACCACATGGGTGAATCTGCTGCAACGAGAGCTAAACAAACTTACTACGCTACCTTCTCGGGAAGCCTTGCAACCATACCTGCCGAAGTCATTTCGTGACTTTGCGGACACAAGATTGGTTCTTGATGCAACTGAAGTGAGAATTCAGCGACCATCGTCGCTAAGTGCCCAAAGGCAAACATTTTCAGCATACAAACATTTCAACACATACAAGGTGCTTGTGGGGTGCACTCCCGATGGATACATAGCGTTTGTTTCCCGCCTTTGGGGTGGGTCAGTGTCAGACACGACGATCCTGGAAAGCAGTGGATTGCTCGACGAGTTAGTAGAAGGAGATGCAGTCATGGTGGACAAAGGTTTCACCTTCCCCTACATACCACCTGGAGTGACTGTGTACCGACCACCATTCCGTCAGCGTCATGAAAAACAGATGCCACCAGCTGCAGTCCATGAAACGCGGTGCATTGCCCGTGCAAGAGTCCATGTCGAACGGGCTATTGCACGCGTGAAAAGTTTTCGTCTACTTGACCGGCCATTCCCAATTTCCATGATTGATATTGCTGACCACGTGTTTCAAGTGTGCTGCTTCCTCAGCAATTTTAGGAATCCACTCATAAAAGATGAAGTGGCTGTATAA